One Cricetulus griseus strain 17A/GY chromosome 5, alternate assembly CriGri-PICRH-1.0, whole genome shotgun sequence genomic window carries:
- the Ipo9 gene encoding importin-9 isoform X1, producing MAAAAAAGAASGLPGPVAQGLKEALVETLTGILSPVQEVRAAAEEQIKVLEVTEEFGVHLAELTVDPQGALAIRQLASVILKQYVETHWCSQSEKFRPPETTERAKIVIRELLPNGLRESISKVRSSVAYAVSAIAHWDWPEAWPQLFSLLMEMLVSGDLNAVHGAMRVLTEFTREVTDTQMPLVAPVILPEMYKIFTMAEVYGIRTRSRAVEIFTTCAHMICNMEELEKGAAKVLIFPVVQQFTEAFVQALQMPDGPTSDSGFKMEVLKAVTALVKNFPKHMVSSMQQILPIVWNTLTESAAFYVRTEVNYTEEVEDPVDSDGEVLGFENLVFSIFEFVHALLENSKFKSTVKKALPELIYYIILYMQITEEQIKVWTANPQQFVEDEDDDTFSYTVRIAAQDLLLAVATDFQNESAAALAAAATRHLQEAEQTKSSGTEHWWKIHEACMLALGSVKSIITDSVKNGRIHFDMHGFLTNVILADLNLSASPFLLGRALWAASRFTVAMSPELIQQFLQATVSGLHETQPPSVRISAVRAIWGYCDQLKVSESTHVLQPFLPSVLDGLIHLAAQFSSEVLNLVMETLCIVCTVDPEFTASVESKICPFTIAIFLKYSNDPVVASLAQDIFKELSQIEACQGPMQMRLIPTLVSIMQAPADKIPAGLCATAIDILTTVVRNTKPPLSQLLICQAFPAVAQCTLHTDDNATMQNGGECLRAYVSVTLEQVAQWHDEQGHNGLWYVMQVVSQLLDPRTSEFTAAFVGRLVSTLISKAGRELGENLDQILRAILSKMQQAETLSVMQSLIMVFAHLVHTQLEPLLEFLCSLPGPTGKPALEFVMAEWTSRQHLFYGQYEGKVSSVALCKLLQHGINADDKRLQDIRVKGEEIYGMDEGIRTRSKSAKNPERWTNIPLLVKILKLIINELSNVMEANAARQATTTEWSQVDDSNDMWEDQEEEDEEEEDGLAGQLLSDILATSKYEEDYYEDDEEDDPDALKDPLYQIDLQAYLTDFLCQFAQQPCYIMFSCHLNDNERRVLQTIGI from the exons aatttGGTGTTCACCTGGCAGAGCTGACTGTAGATCCTCAGGGGGCACTAGCCATCCGTCAG CTGGCATCAGTCATCTTGAAGCAATATGTGGAAACTCACTGGTGTTCCCAATCGGAAAAGttcagacctcctgaaactaCAGAAAGG GCAAAAATTGTTATCCGGGAGCTGTTACCCAATGGATTGAGAGAATCTATAAGCAAAGTGCGCTCCAGTGTGGCCTATGCTGTGTCAGCCATTGCCCATTGGGATTGGCCTGAAGCTTGGCCCCAACTTTTCAGCCTGCTCATGGAGATGTTGGTGAGCGGAGACTTAAATGCCGTCCATGGAGCCATGCGTGTGTTGACAG AGTTTACTCGAGAAGTGACAGACACGCAGATGCCACTTGTTGCTCCTGTCATTCTCCCAGAGATGTATAAGATCTTCACCATGGCTGAG GTGTATGGTATTCGAACTCGTTCCCGAGCAGTAGAGATTTTTACTACTTGTGCCCATATGATCTGTAACATGGAGGAGCTGGAAAAG GGTGCAGCCAAAGTCCTGATCTTTCCCGTGGTGCAGCAGTTCACAGAGGCCTTTGTTCAGGCCCTCCAGATGCCAGACGGACCTACATCTGACAGTGGTTTTAAGATGGAGGTTCTGAAG gCAGTGACAGCCTTGGTGAAAAACTTCCCAAAGCACATGGTGTCCTCCATGCAGCAGATCCTGCCCATTGTTTGGAACACTCTAACTGAAAGTGCTGCCTT TTATGTGAGGACAGAAGTGAATTACACAGAGGAAGTGGAAGACCCTGTGGACTCGGATG GAGAAGTCCTAGGCTTTGAAAACCTCGTCTTTAGCATTTTTGAATTTGTCCATGCCCTACtagaaaacagcaaattcaaaagCACCGTTAAGAAGGCTTTGCCTGAGCTTATTTACTACATTATCCTGTACATGCAGATCACCGAGGAGCAG ATTAAAGTGTGGACAGCTAACCCACAACAGTTTGTAGAAGATGAGGATGATGACACTTTTTCCTACACTGTTAGAATTGCAGCTCAAGACTTGTTGCTG GCTGTGGCCACAGATTTCCAGAATGAGAGTGCAGCAGCCCTGGCTGCTGCAGCCACTCGGCATTTACAAGAAGCTGAACAAACCAAAAGCAGTGGCACTGAGCATTG GTGGAAAATCCATGAGGCCTGCATGCTTGCTCTAGGCTCAGTGAAATCCATCATCACTGACAGTGTGAAAAATGGTAGGATCCATTTTGACATGCATGGGTTCCTGACCAACGTCATCCTTGCAGACCTCAACCTGTCAG CATCTCCTTTCCTCTTGGGACGGGCACTTTGGGCTGCCAGTCGTTTTACTGTTGCTATGTCCCCTGAACTGATTCAACAGTTCCTACAGGCAACAGTTAGTGGTCTTCATGAAACACAACCCCCATCGGTTCGAATTTCTGCTGTGAGAGCCATCTGGGG ttATTGTGATCAACTGAAAGTTTCAGAGAGTACACATGTGCTTCAGCCCTTCCTCCCCAGTGTACTTGATGGCCTAATTCACCTAGCAGCCCAGTTCAGCTCAGAGGTCCTCAACCTGGTGATGGAGACCCTGTGCATCGTTTGTACTGTTGACCCAGAATTCACAGCAAGCGTGGAAAGCAAAATCTGTCCCTTCACCATTGCCATTTTCCTAAAGTACAGTAATG ATCCCGTTGTTGCCTCGCTGGCTCAGGACATCTTCAAGGAGCTGTCACAGATTGAAGCTTGTCAAGGCCCAATGCAGATGAGGCTGATTCCCACTCTGGTCAGCATAATGCAGGCCCCAGCTGATAAGATCCCTGCAGGGCTCTGTGCG acAGCCATTGATATCCTGACCACAGTAGTTCGAAATACAAAGCCTCCCCTTTCCCAGCTCCTCATCTGTCAAGCTTTCCCTGCTGTGGCACAGTGCACCCTTCACACGGATGATAATGCCACCATGCAG AATGGTGGAGAGTGCTTGCGGGCCTATGTGTCAGTGACACTGGAACAGGTAGCCCAGTGGCATGATGAGCAAGGCCACAATGGACTATGGTATGTGATGCAAGTGGTGAGCCAGCTCCTGGACCCACGAACTTCTGAGTTCACTGCAGCCTTTGTGGGCCGCCTGGTCTCTACTCTCATCTCCAAGGCAGGGCGGGAGCTTGGGGAGAATCTGGATCAGATTCTTCGTGCCATACTCAGTAAGATGCAGCAAGCAGAGACACTCAGTGTCATGCAG TCTCTGATCATGGTGTTTGCTCATCTGGTGCACACGCAACTGGAACCTCTGTTGGAGTTCCTGTGTAGCCTCCCAGGACCGACTGGCAAACCTGCCCTGGAGTTTGTAATGGCTGAGTGGACAAGCCGGCAGCATCTATTTTATGGACAGTATGAAGGCAAAGTTAG CTCTGTGGCACTATGTAAACTGCTTCAGCATGGCATCAATGCAGATGACAAGCGGCTACAAGATATTCGTGTGAAGGGAGAAGAGATCTACGGCATGGATGAAGGCATCCGTACACGCTCTAAGTCAGCCAAAA ACCCAGAGCGCTGGACAAACATTCCTTTGTTGGTCAAGATCCTAAAGCTGATTATCAATGAACTCTCCAATGTCATGGAGGCCAATGCAGCTCGCCAGGCCACTACCACGGAGTGGAGTCAAG TAGATGACTCCAATGATATGTGGGAGGaccaggaggaagaagatgaggaggaggaggatggttTAGCTGGCCAGCTTTTATCTGATATCCTTGCTACAAGTAAATATG AGGAGGATTACTATGAAGATGATGAGGAAGATGACCCTGATGCCCTGAAGGATCCTCTCTATCAGATTGATCTACAG GCATATCTCACCGACTTCCTTTGCCAGTTTGCTCAGCAGCCCTGTTACATAATGTTTTCGTGCCACCTTAATGACAACGAGAGGCGGGTTCTGCAGACCATCGGCATCTAA
- the Ipo9 gene encoding importin-9 isoform X3 → MEMLVSGDLNAVHGAMRVLTEFTREVTDTQMPLVAPVILPEMYKIFTMAEVYGIRTRSRAVEIFTTCAHMICNMEELEKGAAKVLIFPVVQQFTEAFVQALQMPDGPTSDSGFKMEVLKAVTALVKNFPKHMVSSMQQILPIVWNTLTESAAFYVRTEVNYTEEVEDPVDSDGEVLGFENLVFSIFEFVHALLENSKFKSTVKKALPELIYYIILYMQITEEQIKVWTANPQQFVEDEDDDTFSYTVRIAAQDLLLAVATDFQNESAAALAAAATRHLQEAEQTKSSGTEHWWKIHEACMLALGSVKSIITDSVKNGRIHFDMHGFLTNVILADLNLSASPFLLGRALWAASRFTVAMSPELIQQFLQATVSGLHETQPPSVRISAVRAIWGYCDQLKVSESTHVLQPFLPSVLDGLIHLAAQFSSEVLNLVMETLCIVCTVDPEFTASVESKICPFTIAIFLKYSNDPVVASLAQDIFKELSQIEACQGPMQMRLIPTLVSIMQAPADKIPAGLCATAIDILTTVVRNTKPPLSQLLICQAFPAVAQCTLHTDDNATMQNGGECLRAYVSVTLEQVAQWHDEQGHNGLWYVMQVVSQLLDPRTSEFTAAFVGRLVSTLISKAGRELGENLDQILRAILSKMQQAETLSVMQSLIMVFAHLVHTQLEPLLEFLCSLPGPTGKPALEFVMAEWTSRQHLFYGQYEGKVSSVALCKLLQHGINADDKRLQDIRVKGEEIYGMDEGIRTRSKSAKNPERWTNIPLLVKILKLIINELSNVMEANAARQATTTEWSQVDDSNDMWEDQEEEDEEEEDGLAGQLLSDILATSKYEEDYYEDDEEDDPDALKDPLYQIDLQAYLTDFLCQFAQQPCYIMFSCHLNDNERRVLQTIGI, encoded by the exons ATGGAGATGTTGGTGAGCGGAGACTTAAATGCCGTCCATGGAGCCATGCGTGTGTTGACAG AGTTTACTCGAGAAGTGACAGACACGCAGATGCCACTTGTTGCTCCTGTCATTCTCCCAGAGATGTATAAGATCTTCACCATGGCTGAG GTGTATGGTATTCGAACTCGTTCCCGAGCAGTAGAGATTTTTACTACTTGTGCCCATATGATCTGTAACATGGAGGAGCTGGAAAAG GGTGCAGCCAAAGTCCTGATCTTTCCCGTGGTGCAGCAGTTCACAGAGGCCTTTGTTCAGGCCCTCCAGATGCCAGACGGACCTACATCTGACAGTGGTTTTAAGATGGAGGTTCTGAAG gCAGTGACAGCCTTGGTGAAAAACTTCCCAAAGCACATGGTGTCCTCCATGCAGCAGATCCTGCCCATTGTTTGGAACACTCTAACTGAAAGTGCTGCCTT TTATGTGAGGACAGAAGTGAATTACACAGAGGAAGTGGAAGACCCTGTGGACTCGGATG GAGAAGTCCTAGGCTTTGAAAACCTCGTCTTTAGCATTTTTGAATTTGTCCATGCCCTACtagaaaacagcaaattcaaaagCACCGTTAAGAAGGCTTTGCCTGAGCTTATTTACTACATTATCCTGTACATGCAGATCACCGAGGAGCAG ATTAAAGTGTGGACAGCTAACCCACAACAGTTTGTAGAAGATGAGGATGATGACACTTTTTCCTACACTGTTAGAATTGCAGCTCAAGACTTGTTGCTG GCTGTGGCCACAGATTTCCAGAATGAGAGTGCAGCAGCCCTGGCTGCTGCAGCCACTCGGCATTTACAAGAAGCTGAACAAACCAAAAGCAGTGGCACTGAGCATTG GTGGAAAATCCATGAGGCCTGCATGCTTGCTCTAGGCTCAGTGAAATCCATCATCACTGACAGTGTGAAAAATGGTAGGATCCATTTTGACATGCATGGGTTCCTGACCAACGTCATCCTTGCAGACCTCAACCTGTCAG CATCTCCTTTCCTCTTGGGACGGGCACTTTGGGCTGCCAGTCGTTTTACTGTTGCTATGTCCCCTGAACTGATTCAACAGTTCCTACAGGCAACAGTTAGTGGTCTTCATGAAACACAACCCCCATCGGTTCGAATTTCTGCTGTGAGAGCCATCTGGGG ttATTGTGATCAACTGAAAGTTTCAGAGAGTACACATGTGCTTCAGCCCTTCCTCCCCAGTGTACTTGATGGCCTAATTCACCTAGCAGCCCAGTTCAGCTCAGAGGTCCTCAACCTGGTGATGGAGACCCTGTGCATCGTTTGTACTGTTGACCCAGAATTCACAGCAAGCGTGGAAAGCAAAATCTGTCCCTTCACCATTGCCATTTTCCTAAAGTACAGTAATG ATCCCGTTGTTGCCTCGCTGGCTCAGGACATCTTCAAGGAGCTGTCACAGATTGAAGCTTGTCAAGGCCCAATGCAGATGAGGCTGATTCCCACTCTGGTCAGCATAATGCAGGCCCCAGCTGATAAGATCCCTGCAGGGCTCTGTGCG acAGCCATTGATATCCTGACCACAGTAGTTCGAAATACAAAGCCTCCCCTTTCCCAGCTCCTCATCTGTCAAGCTTTCCCTGCTGTGGCACAGTGCACCCTTCACACGGATGATAATGCCACCATGCAG AATGGTGGAGAGTGCTTGCGGGCCTATGTGTCAGTGACACTGGAACAGGTAGCCCAGTGGCATGATGAGCAAGGCCACAATGGACTATGGTATGTGATGCAAGTGGTGAGCCAGCTCCTGGACCCACGAACTTCTGAGTTCACTGCAGCCTTTGTGGGCCGCCTGGTCTCTACTCTCATCTCCAAGGCAGGGCGGGAGCTTGGGGAGAATCTGGATCAGATTCTTCGTGCCATACTCAGTAAGATGCAGCAAGCAGAGACACTCAGTGTCATGCAG TCTCTGATCATGGTGTTTGCTCATCTGGTGCACACGCAACTGGAACCTCTGTTGGAGTTCCTGTGTAGCCTCCCAGGACCGACTGGCAAACCTGCCCTGGAGTTTGTAATGGCTGAGTGGACAAGCCGGCAGCATCTATTTTATGGACAGTATGAAGGCAAAGTTAG CTCTGTGGCACTATGTAAACTGCTTCAGCATGGCATCAATGCAGATGACAAGCGGCTACAAGATATTCGTGTGAAGGGAGAAGAGATCTACGGCATGGATGAAGGCATCCGTACACGCTCTAAGTCAGCCAAAA ACCCAGAGCGCTGGACAAACATTCCTTTGTTGGTCAAGATCCTAAAGCTGATTATCAATGAACTCTCCAATGTCATGGAGGCCAATGCAGCTCGCCAGGCCACTACCACGGAGTGGAGTCAAG TAGATGACTCCAATGATATGTGGGAGGaccaggaggaagaagatgaggaggaggaggatggttTAGCTGGCCAGCTTTTATCTGATATCCTTGCTACAAGTAAATATG AGGAGGATTACTATGAAGATGATGAGGAAGATGACCCTGATGCCCTGAAGGATCCTCTCTATCAGATTGATCTACAG GCATATCTCACCGACTTCCTTTGCCAGTTTGCTCAGCAGCCCTGTTACATAATGTTTTCGTGCCACCTTAATGACAACGAGAGGCGGGTTCTGCAGACCATCGGCATCTAA
- the Ipo9 gene encoding importin-9 isoform X2, with protein MAAAAAAGAASGLPGPVAQGLKEALVETLTGILSPVQEVRAAAEEQIKVLEVTEEFGVHLAELTVDPQGALAIRQLASVILKQYVETHWCSQSEKFRPPETTERAKIVIRELLPNGLRESISKVRSSVAYAVSAIAHWDWPEAWPQLFSLLMEMLVSGDLNAVHGAMRVLTEFTREVTDTQMPLVAPVILPEMYKIFTMAEVYGIRTRSRAVEIFTTCAHMICNMEELEKGAAKVLIFPVVQQFTEAFVQALQMPDGPTSDSGFKMEVLKAVTALVKNFPKHMVSSMQQILPIVWNTLTESAAFYVRTEVNYTEEVEDPVDSDGEVLGFENLVFSIFEFVHALLENSKFKSTVKKALPELIYYIILYMQITEEQIKVWTANPQQFVEDEDDDTFSYTVRIAAQDLLLAVATDFQNESAAALAAAATRHLQEAEQTKSSGTEHWWKIHEACMLALGSVKSIITDSVKNGRIHFDMHGFLTNVILADLNLSASPFLLGRALWAASRFTVAMSPELIQQFLQATVSGLHETQPPSVRISAVRAIWGYCDQLKVSESTHVLQPFLPSVLDGLIHLAAQFSSEVLNLVMETLCIVCTVDPEFTASVESKICPFTIAIFLKYSNDPVVASLAQDIFKELSQIEACQGPMQMRLIPTLVSIMQAPADKIPAGLCATAIDILTTVVRNTKPPLSQLLICQAFPAVAQCTLHTDDNATMQNGGECLRAYVSVTLEQVAQWHDEQGHNGLWYVMQVVSQLLDPRTSEFTAAFVGRLVSTLISKAGRELGENLDQILRAILSKMQQAETLSVMQSLIMVFAHLVHTQLEPLLEFLCSLPGPTGKPALEFVMAEWTSRQHLFYGQYEGKVSSVALCKLLQHGINADDKRLQDIRVKGEEIYGMDEGIRTRSKSAKNPERWTNIPLLVKILKLIINELSNVMEANAARQATTTEWSQDDSNDMWEDQEEEDEEEEDGLAGQLLSDILATSKYEEDYYEDDEEDDPDALKDPLYQIDLQAYLTDFLCQFAQQPCYIMFSCHLNDNERRVLQTIGI; from the exons aatttGGTGTTCACCTGGCAGAGCTGACTGTAGATCCTCAGGGGGCACTAGCCATCCGTCAG CTGGCATCAGTCATCTTGAAGCAATATGTGGAAACTCACTGGTGTTCCCAATCGGAAAAGttcagacctcctgaaactaCAGAAAGG GCAAAAATTGTTATCCGGGAGCTGTTACCCAATGGATTGAGAGAATCTATAAGCAAAGTGCGCTCCAGTGTGGCCTATGCTGTGTCAGCCATTGCCCATTGGGATTGGCCTGAAGCTTGGCCCCAACTTTTCAGCCTGCTCATGGAGATGTTGGTGAGCGGAGACTTAAATGCCGTCCATGGAGCCATGCGTGTGTTGACAG AGTTTACTCGAGAAGTGACAGACACGCAGATGCCACTTGTTGCTCCTGTCATTCTCCCAGAGATGTATAAGATCTTCACCATGGCTGAG GTGTATGGTATTCGAACTCGTTCCCGAGCAGTAGAGATTTTTACTACTTGTGCCCATATGATCTGTAACATGGAGGAGCTGGAAAAG GGTGCAGCCAAAGTCCTGATCTTTCCCGTGGTGCAGCAGTTCACAGAGGCCTTTGTTCAGGCCCTCCAGATGCCAGACGGACCTACATCTGACAGTGGTTTTAAGATGGAGGTTCTGAAG gCAGTGACAGCCTTGGTGAAAAACTTCCCAAAGCACATGGTGTCCTCCATGCAGCAGATCCTGCCCATTGTTTGGAACACTCTAACTGAAAGTGCTGCCTT TTATGTGAGGACAGAAGTGAATTACACAGAGGAAGTGGAAGACCCTGTGGACTCGGATG GAGAAGTCCTAGGCTTTGAAAACCTCGTCTTTAGCATTTTTGAATTTGTCCATGCCCTACtagaaaacagcaaattcaaaagCACCGTTAAGAAGGCTTTGCCTGAGCTTATTTACTACATTATCCTGTACATGCAGATCACCGAGGAGCAG ATTAAAGTGTGGACAGCTAACCCACAACAGTTTGTAGAAGATGAGGATGATGACACTTTTTCCTACACTGTTAGAATTGCAGCTCAAGACTTGTTGCTG GCTGTGGCCACAGATTTCCAGAATGAGAGTGCAGCAGCCCTGGCTGCTGCAGCCACTCGGCATTTACAAGAAGCTGAACAAACCAAAAGCAGTGGCACTGAGCATTG GTGGAAAATCCATGAGGCCTGCATGCTTGCTCTAGGCTCAGTGAAATCCATCATCACTGACAGTGTGAAAAATGGTAGGATCCATTTTGACATGCATGGGTTCCTGACCAACGTCATCCTTGCAGACCTCAACCTGTCAG CATCTCCTTTCCTCTTGGGACGGGCACTTTGGGCTGCCAGTCGTTTTACTGTTGCTATGTCCCCTGAACTGATTCAACAGTTCCTACAGGCAACAGTTAGTGGTCTTCATGAAACACAACCCCCATCGGTTCGAATTTCTGCTGTGAGAGCCATCTGGGG ttATTGTGATCAACTGAAAGTTTCAGAGAGTACACATGTGCTTCAGCCCTTCCTCCCCAGTGTACTTGATGGCCTAATTCACCTAGCAGCCCAGTTCAGCTCAGAGGTCCTCAACCTGGTGATGGAGACCCTGTGCATCGTTTGTACTGTTGACCCAGAATTCACAGCAAGCGTGGAAAGCAAAATCTGTCCCTTCACCATTGCCATTTTCCTAAAGTACAGTAATG ATCCCGTTGTTGCCTCGCTGGCTCAGGACATCTTCAAGGAGCTGTCACAGATTGAAGCTTGTCAAGGCCCAATGCAGATGAGGCTGATTCCCACTCTGGTCAGCATAATGCAGGCCCCAGCTGATAAGATCCCTGCAGGGCTCTGTGCG acAGCCATTGATATCCTGACCACAGTAGTTCGAAATACAAAGCCTCCCCTTTCCCAGCTCCTCATCTGTCAAGCTTTCCCTGCTGTGGCACAGTGCACCCTTCACACGGATGATAATGCCACCATGCAG AATGGTGGAGAGTGCTTGCGGGCCTATGTGTCAGTGACACTGGAACAGGTAGCCCAGTGGCATGATGAGCAAGGCCACAATGGACTATGGTATGTGATGCAAGTGGTGAGCCAGCTCCTGGACCCACGAACTTCTGAGTTCACTGCAGCCTTTGTGGGCCGCCTGGTCTCTACTCTCATCTCCAAGGCAGGGCGGGAGCTTGGGGAGAATCTGGATCAGATTCTTCGTGCCATACTCAGTAAGATGCAGCAAGCAGAGACACTCAGTGTCATGCAG TCTCTGATCATGGTGTTTGCTCATCTGGTGCACACGCAACTGGAACCTCTGTTGGAGTTCCTGTGTAGCCTCCCAGGACCGACTGGCAAACCTGCCCTGGAGTTTGTAATGGCTGAGTGGACAAGCCGGCAGCATCTATTTTATGGACAGTATGAAGGCAAAGTTAG CTCTGTGGCACTATGTAAACTGCTTCAGCATGGCATCAATGCAGATGACAAGCGGCTACAAGATATTCGTGTGAAGGGAGAAGAGATCTACGGCATGGATGAAGGCATCCGTACACGCTCTAAGTCAGCCAAAA ACCCAGAGCGCTGGACAAACATTCCTTTGTTGGTCAAGATCCTAAAGCTGATTATCAATGAACTCTCCAATGTCATGGAGGCCAATGCAGCTCGCCAGGCCACTACCACGGAGTGGAGTCAAG ATGACTCCAATGATATGTGGGAGGaccaggaggaagaagatgaggaggaggaggatggttTAGCTGGCCAGCTTTTATCTGATATCCTTGCTACAAGTAAATATG AGGAGGATTACTATGAAGATGATGAGGAAGATGACCCTGATGCCCTGAAGGATCCTCTCTATCAGATTGATCTACAG GCATATCTCACCGACTTCCTTTGCCAGTTTGCTCAGCAGCCCTGTTACATAATGTTTTCGTGCCACCTTAATGACAACGAGAGGCGGGTTCTGCAGACCATCGGCATCTAA